A DNA window from Parabacteroides johnsonii DSM 18315 contains the following coding sequences:
- the yaaA gene encoding peroxide stress protein YaaA yields the protein MHIILSPAKTMAGTSKIKAPAGTTPRFNREAIEIALHMAQYPAEELGRILKLSPKLMLESYRRFQNFHSTEEEPLQALLAYTGVVFKNINPKDFTEADFRFAQDHLRLISICYGLLRPLDLIKPYRMEYDVKLPELGEGNMYAYWRTRQTEPLIEEVKADDNLLVNLGSMDLQPSFDWKMVEQSVRVITPDFKVWKNGKAETIVIYAKMARGQITRYIIKNRITDPEALKGFTWEGFRYREDISSESNWVFLQD from the coding sequence ATGCATATCATCTTATCTCCAGCTAAGACAATGGCTGGAACATCCAAAATAAAAGCGCCTGCAGGCACAACGCCCCGATTCAACCGGGAAGCAATCGAGATCGCATTGCACATGGCTCAATATCCCGCCGAAGAATTAGGCAGGATACTAAAGCTCAGTCCCAAACTGATGCTGGAAAGTTACCGCCGTTTTCAGAATTTCCATTCTACGGAAGAAGAACCGCTACAAGCTCTGTTAGCTTATACGGGTGTCGTATTCAAGAATATCAATCCCAAAGATTTTACAGAAGCGGACTTCCGCTTTGCCCAGGATCACCTGCGGCTCATTTCCATTTGTTATGGACTCCTTCGTCCGTTAGACCTGATCAAACCTTACCGGATGGAATATGATGTGAAACTGCCTGAATTAGGAGAAGGGAATATGTATGCTTACTGGCGTACCCGCCAAACAGAACCGCTTATTGAAGAAGTGAAAGCCGACGACAACCTGCTGGTCAACTTAGGGAGCATGGACCTACAACCCTCATTCGACTGGAAAATGGTAGAACAATCTGTCCGTGTAATAACACCGGATTTTAAAGTCTGGAAAAACGGGAAAGCCGAAACAATCGTAATCTATGCCAAGATGGCGCGTGGACAAATAACCCGTTACATCATTAAAAACCGGATTACCGATCCGGAAGCCTTAAAAGGTTTTACTTGGGAAGGGTTTCGGTACAGGGAAGATATCTCCTCCGAAAGCAACTGGGTTTTCTTGCAAGATTAA
- a CDS encoding 6-bladed beta-propeller, with protein sequence MRKTFNLLFICLIALYGRIGYQVIHNTDLPQCQLEGSLSDVAEEVIAIPLETNGHCSLKKIKMIKRDREDIFLVSDRRLYHFNSSGQFLGQITAYRPGTKQPVELADYAVDPVRDRLIVIGTGQEVYYYDYNGQLLFQSILPQDASWKTFGHMAYYDNHLWATIDLVNSENKQAPTVEQWLYKFDLGFNEVEKRKLDVADLGRMDINYKTGSEIAVKDGHVYVQAPSLQPAHILNDTLYLINCNQLAITENYAKILPLQIGTRFLVSTHYDPTLPERSYTFCYDQRETKAYNVLGGLEDNFYKTGKIPELQSIDLQSNTYCYYKSGKELATSFPDRTDEDNPVLFIVKMKA encoded by the coding sequence ATGAGAAAAACCTTTAATCTTTTATTCATATGTCTGATAGCCTTATACGGCCGGATCGGATATCAAGTGATCCATAATACCGATTTGCCTCAATGCCAACTGGAAGGAAGCCTGTCCGATGTCGCCGAAGAGGTGATCGCCATTCCTTTGGAAACCAACGGACATTGTTCCTTGAAAAAGATCAAAATGATCAAGCGCGACCGTGAAGACATCTTCCTTGTCAGCGACCGCAGGCTTTATCATTTCAACAGCTCCGGACAATTTCTCGGACAAATAACGGCATATCGGCCAGGAACAAAGCAGCCTGTCGAACTGGCCGATTATGCAGTCGATCCCGTCCGCGACCGGCTGATCGTGATCGGCACCGGACAGGAAGTATATTATTATGATTACAACGGGCAACTCCTTTTCCAAAGTATCCTTCCTCAAGATGCTTCATGGAAAACTTTCGGCCACATGGCTTATTATGACAACCACCTGTGGGCGACAATCGACTTGGTCAATTCAGAAAACAAACAAGCTCCGACAGTAGAACAATGGCTCTATAAATTTGATCTCGGTTTCAATGAAGTCGAGAAACGCAAACTGGATGTAGCCGATTTGGGAAGAATGGATATCAATTACAAGACAGGTTCCGAAATAGCCGTCAAGGACGGACACGTTTATGTACAGGCTCCCTCCTTACAGCCGGCCCATATCCTGAACGACACGCTCTATCTCATCAATTGCAACCAGTTGGCTATCACGGAGAATTATGCAAAAATTCTTCCTTTACAGATTGGGACACGTTTTTTAGTCTCAACACACTACGATCCTACCCTGCCGGAACGTAGCTATACATTTTGTTACGATCAACGAGAGACAAAGGCCTATAACGTGCTGGGAGGACTGGAAGACAATTTCTACAAGACAGGCAAAATTCCCGAACTTCAATCTATAGACCTTCAGAGCAACACCTATTGTTATTATAAAAGTGGCAAAGAGCTCGCCACCTCTTTTCCCGACCGGACAGACGAAGACAATCCTGTACTATTCATAGTAAAAATGAAAGCCTGA
- a CDS encoding YebC/PmpR family DNA-binding transcriptional regulator: MGRAFEFRKARKFKRWGNMARVFTKLGKEITIAAKAGGPDPENNPHLRALMQNAKKENMPKENVERAIKRAVEKDFSGYKEMTYEGYGPHGIAIFVETATDNTTRTVANVRSYFNKHGGSLGTSGSLEFLFDHKCVFHIAKKEDISLEDLELELIDYGVDELDEDEDEVVIYGEFAQNSAIQKYLEENGFEITSSEFVRIPNDLKEVTAEQREAIEKLIEKLEEDDDVQNVFHNMKEDGGDGEE, encoded by the coding sequence ATGGGAAGAGCGTTTGAGTTTCGCAAAGCGAGAAAGTTTAAGCGTTGGGGCAATATGGCCCGTGTATTTACAAAGTTAGGTAAAGAAATTACGATAGCCGCAAAAGCCGGTGGGCCGGATCCTGAGAACAACCCTCATCTGCGTGCATTGATGCAGAACGCCAAGAAAGAGAACATGCCGAAGGAGAATGTGGAACGTGCTATCAAGCGTGCGGTTGAAAAAGATTTCTCTGGTTATAAGGAAATGACTTACGAAGGTTACGGACCTCACGGCATCGCTATTTTCGTAGAAACGGCAACCGACAATACGACCCGTACAGTGGCAAACGTTCGTAGCTATTTCAACAAACATGGCGGTTCGCTTGGTACGAGCGGTAGTCTCGAATTCCTGTTCGATCATAAGTGTGTATTCCATATTGCTAAAAAAGAAGACATCTCGCTGGAAGATCTGGAACTGGAATTGATTGATTACGGTGTAGATGAACTGGATGAGGATGAAGATGAAGTCGTAATCTACGGTGAGTTTGCACAGAACTCCGCTATCCAGAAATATCTCGAAGAAAACGGATTCGAGATTACAAGTAGCGAATTTGTCCGTATTCCAAACGACTTGAAAGAAGTGACAGCCGAACAGCGTGAAGCAATCGAAAAATTGATTGAAAAGCTGGAAGAAGACGACGACGTTCAGAATGTGTTCCATAATATGAAGGAAGATGGAGGCGATGGCGAAGAATAA
- the pheT gene encoding phenylalanine--tRNA ligase subunit beta, producing the protein MNISYNWLKDYLDFDLQPDEVAAALTSIGLETGGVEEVQTIKGGLEGLVIGEVLTCEEHPNSDHLHITTVNVGGAEPLQIVCGAPNVAAGQKVVVAVNGTKLYDGDECFTIKRSKIRGVESNGMICAEDEIGIGTDHAGIIVLPADAVVGTPAKEYYNVKSDYVLEVDITPNRVDATSHFGVARDLAAYLKQNGKPANLKRPNVDAFKIDDETPAIEVVVENTEACLRYSGITIKGVTVKESPEWLQNRLKVIGLRPINNVVDVTNYILHGVGQPLHSFDADKVKGNKVVVRSAKEGSKFVTLDGVERTLTDRDLMICNVEEPMCIAGVFGGLDSGVTEHTKNVFLESATFHPTWIRKTARRFGLNTDASFRYERGLDPNQTVDVMKRAALLIQEVAGGTITGAIQDIYPAPVAPYRVELAYNKVNTLIGKVIPVETVKSILESLEMKIVSETAEGWVIDVPVYRIDVQRDVDVIEDILRIYGYNNVEFSDNVKSNLSYQTPTDRSYKLQNLISEQLCGCGFNEILNNSLTRSAYYDNLSTYPVSHCVMLMNPLSADLNCMRQTLLFGGLESVEHNAKRKNGNIRFFEFGNCYDYNIDHKKEGETLAEFSEDYRLGLWVSGSRVDNNWAHPNEKSSVYELKAYVENILVRLGVNLQKVIFGNLANDIYSAGLSITTSSGRQLGTMGIVSPKICKELDIETDVYYAELSWTLLMKEIKKSKVTFSEISKFPAVKRDLALLLDKNVQFAEIEKIATESERKLLKNIALFDVYEGKNLPAGKKSYAVSFYLQDEGKTLNDKQIDAIMKKIQTNLEQKLGAQLR; encoded by the coding sequence ATGAATATATCTTACAATTGGCTGAAAGATTATCTTGATTTTGATTTACAGCCTGATGAAGTAGCAGCAGCACTGACCTCCATCGGTTTGGAAACCGGCGGAGTAGAAGAAGTTCAAACCATTAAAGGCGGATTGGAAGGACTTGTCATCGGTGAAGTTCTTACTTGCGAAGAACACCCGAATTCCGATCATTTGCACATTACAACCGTGAATGTCGGCGGTGCGGAGCCTTTGCAGATTGTTTGTGGCGCACCGAATGTGGCTGCCGGACAGAAAGTGGTTGTTGCTGTAAACGGTACTAAATTGTATGATGGTGACGAGTGCTTTACGATCAAGCGCTCCAAAATCCGTGGCGTTGAATCGAACGGTATGATCTGTGCTGAAGATGAAATCGGTATAGGGACGGATCATGCAGGTATCATCGTTCTACCGGCCGACGCGGTAGTCGGTACTCCGGCCAAAGAATATTATAATGTAAAGAGCGACTATGTGCTGGAAGTCGATATCACACCGAACCGCGTGGATGCCACTTCCCATTTCGGTGTAGCCCGCGACTTGGCCGCTTACCTGAAACAGAACGGTAAACCTGCCAACCTGAAACGTCCGAATGTGGATGCTTTCAAGATTGATGATGAAACTCCGGCTATCGAAGTAGTCGTTGAAAATACGGAAGCCTGCCTGCGCTATTCAGGCATCACGATCAAAGGTGTGACTGTGAAGGAAAGCCCGGAATGGTTGCAGAATCGTTTGAAGGTGATCGGTCTGCGTCCGATTAATAACGTGGTGGATGTCACGAATTATATTCTGCATGGTGTAGGACAGCCTTTGCACTCTTTTGATGCCGATAAGGTTAAAGGTAATAAAGTCGTGGTGCGCTCGGCGAAGGAAGGTTCCAAGTTCGTTACGCTCGATGGTGTGGAACGCACGTTGACCGACCGCGACCTGATGATTTGCAATGTGGAAGAGCCGATGTGTATCGCCGGTGTATTCGGTGGACTCGATTCCGGCGTGACGGAACATACCAAGAATGTATTCCTGGAATCTGCCACTTTCCATCCTACCTGGATCCGTAAGACAGCCCGTCGCTTCGGTCTGAATACGGATGCTTCTTTCCGCTATGAACGCGGCCTGGACCCGAATCAGACGGTCGATGTGATGAAACGTGCCGCCCTGTTGATTCAGGAAGTGGCAGGCGGAACGATTACGGGCGCCATTCAGGATATCTATCCGGCTCCGGTAGCACCGTATCGTGTGGAATTGGCTTATAACAAGGTTAATACGTTGATTGGCAAGGTGATCCCGGTTGAAACGGTTAAGAGCATTCTGGAAAGTCTGGAAATGAAGATCGTTTCCGAAACAGCCGAAGGTTGGGTGATCGATGTGCCTGTATATCGTATCGATGTACAGCGTGATGTCGACGTGATCGAAGATATTCTTCGTATTTACGGGTATAATAACGTGGAGTTCAGTGATAATGTGAAGTCCAATCTGAGCTATCAGACTCCGACCGATCGCAGTTATAAATTACAGAACCTGATTTCCGAACAACTTTGCGGTTGCGGTTTCAACGAAATTCTGAATAACTCGCTGACACGCTCGGCTTATTATGACAATCTTTCCACTTACCCGGTTTCTCACTGTGTGATGTTGATGAATCCGTTGAGTGCTGATCTGAATTGCATGCGCCAGACGTTGTTGTTTGGTGGCTTGGAAAGCGTCGAACATAATGCGAAACGTAAAAATGGCAATATCCGTTTCTTCGAATTCGGAAACTGCTACGATTACAATATCGACCATAAGAAGGAAGGCGAAACGTTGGCCGAATTCTCGGAAGATTATCGTTTGGGCTTGTGGGTGAGCGGTAGCCGCGTGGATAACAACTGGGCACATCCGAATGAAAAGTCTTCCGTTTACGAGTTGAAGGCGTATGTGGAAAATATTTTGGTTCGTCTCGGTGTGAACTTGCAGAAGGTCATTTTCGGTAATCTGGCTAACGATATCTATTCGGCAGGTTTGAGTATTACGACTTCCTCCGGTCGTCAGTTAGGTACGATGGGGATCGTCAGCCCGAAGATCTGCAAGGAACTGGATATTGAAACGGACGTCTATTATGCAGAACTTTCCTGGACATTGTTGATGAAGGAAATCAAGAAGAGCAAGGTTACTTTCTCTGAAATTTCCAAGTTCCCGGCAGTGAAACGAGACCTTGCCTTGTTGTTGGATAAGAATGTTCAATTTGCCGAAATAGAGAAGATTGCAACGGAAAGTGAACGTAAACTCCTGAAGAACATTGCTTTGTTTGATGTGTACGAAGGTAAGAATCTGCCGGCAGGAAAGAAGTCATATGCTGTCAGCTTCTATTTGCAGGATGAAGGAAAGACTTTGAATGATAAGCAGATTGATGCTATCATGAAAAAGATCCAGACGAACCTGGAACAGAAGTTAGGTGCACAGTTGAGATAA
- the trmD gene encoding tRNA (guanosine(37)-N1)-methyltransferase TrmD produces the protein MRIDILTVLPEMIEGMVNCSIVKRAQDKGLAEIHLHNLRDYTTNKWRRVDDYPFGGEAGMVMQIEPIDRAISALKSEREYDEVIYTSPDGETFNQPMANSMSMLNNLIILCGHYKGIDYRIREHLITKEISVGDYVLTGGELAAAIITDAVVRLIPGAIGDEQSALSDSFQDNLLAPPVYTRPADYNGWKVPEVLLSGHQRKIEEWRLAQAQERTARLRPDLLK, from the coding sequence ATGCGCATAGATATACTGACCGTACTTCCCGAGATGATCGAAGGAATGGTGAACTGCTCCATTGTGAAACGGGCACAAGACAAAGGTTTGGCTGAAATACATTTGCATAACCTGCGGGATTACACGACCAACAAATGGCGGCGTGTGGATGATTATCCTTTCGGGGGTGAAGCCGGCATGGTGATGCAGATCGAGCCCATCGACCGAGCCATCTCGGCTTTGAAAAGCGAAAGGGAATATGATGAAGTTATTTACACATCGCCGGATGGGGAGACCTTCAACCAGCCGATGGCAAACAGCATGTCGATGCTGAACAATCTGATTATCCTTTGCGGGCATTACAAAGGAATCGACTACCGCATCCGCGAACATCTGATAACAAAGGAAATATCCGTCGGCGATTATGTCCTGACAGGAGGTGAGCTGGCTGCCGCCATCATCACAGATGCCGTCGTACGCCTCATTCCCGGAGCAATCGGCGACGAGCAAAGCGCCCTCTCCGACTCGTTCCAGGATAATTTGTTGGCTCCTCCGGTCTATACCCGGCCAGCCGATTATAATGGATGGAAAGTCCCTGAAGTCCTCCTATCCGGACATCAACGCAAGATTGAGGAGTGGCGCCTCGCGCAAGCTCAAGAAAGAACTGCCCGGCTACGCCCCGATTTATTGAAGTAG
- a CDS encoding DUF5032 domain-containing protein, with protein sequence MKKFLSMLLVAVGLVSCGDDDKPYIPELNKLTSVTCTKNGNAFFNADITYDQDKQINRIILTTEGNQFTDNYIIVDKTISVSGVKMVDGSPTNPFVHTVYTLSGNMIAAKEEKSENKYMSNAVYTAVENRYTYSSNWLKSVSQVIQWPNENGSGYQTREMGEVDRYSWENGNVVHYAYLPQQEITYEYDSQLRPENFPFRVVNSFRPVGFDMISPLNLLYGKMNQNLPTRAYWYNVSAATDICAEYTFRYTLTGDYITGMTIEEKINPVNGVTAENNTYEYAFVYNFVAEQK encoded by the coding sequence ATGAAGAAGTTTTTAAGTATGCTTTTGGTAGCGGTGGGACTTGTGTCTTGTGGAGATGATGATAAGCCGTATATTCCCGAGTTGAATAAACTGACGAGTGTAACATGTACGAAAAACGGAAATGCTTTTTTTAACGCGGATATCACTTACGATCAGGACAAGCAAATCAATCGGATTATATTGACTACGGAAGGAAACCAGTTTACCGATAATTATATTATTGTAGACAAGACGATTTCCGTAAGCGGGGTGAAGATGGTTGACGGTTCTCCGACTAATCCGTTTGTTCATACGGTTTACACGTTGAGCGGAAATATGATTGCGGCCAAGGAAGAAAAATCCGAAAACAAGTATATGAGCAATGCTGTGTACACTGCTGTAGAAAACAGGTACACCTATAGCTCTAATTGGCTGAAGTCGGTTTCGCAGGTTATCCAATGGCCGAATGAGAACGGTTCGGGTTATCAGACAAGAGAGATGGGTGAGGTAGATCGCTATTCATGGGAAAATGGAAACGTGGTGCATTACGCTTACCTGCCACAACAAGAGATTACATACGAATATGACTCTCAATTGCGTCCGGAAAACTTCCCGTTCCGGGTTGTCAATTCATTCCGGCCGGTCGGCTTTGATATGATCTCTCCGTTGAACCTGCTGTATGGGAAGATGAATCAGAATCTGCCGACCCGCGCCTATTGGTATAATGTCTCTGCTGCTACGGATATCTGTGCCGAATATACATTCCGCTATACATTGACCGGTGATTATATCACAGGCATGACGATTGAAGAAAAAATCAATCCTGTGAATGGTGTTACTGCGGAAAACAACACGTATGAATATGCGTTTGTCTATAATTTCGTGGCAGAACAGAAGTAG
- the xyl3A gene encoding xylan 1,4-beta-xylosidase, translating into MRMKHLTVAALTLLLSVSCSQRQEDYPFRNPDLPIDERIDDLLKRLTAEEKVGQMMNTTPAIERLGIPQYDWWNEALHGVARAGKATVFPQAIAMAATFDDDALYETFTMVSDEARAKYHQYQKDKEYDRYKGLTFWTPNINIFRDPRWGRGMETYGEDPYLTERMGVAVVKGLQGDDPKYFKTHACAKHYAVHSGPEWNRHEFDVTVTPRDLWQTYLPAFEALVKEGNVQEVMCAYNRYQGKPCCSSDKLLIDILRNSWGYENIILSDCGAINDFWERDERTPRHETHPDAESASADAVLNGTDLECGNSYRALVKALKDGKISENDLDVSLRRLLKGRFELGMFDPDEQVPYAQIPYNVVESPEHVAQALEMAHKSMVLLKNKNNTLPLSKTIRKIAVVGPNAADSTMLWANYNGFPTHTVTILEGIRNKVPDTEVIYELGCNHAADFVIQDLGSHITSSAGQGFASEFFNNTEFKGEAAYKGLASQLHYTTGGNTQFAPNVNLINFTARFTGEFEAPETEQVEIKLSGNDAFRLFIGDEKVAEVWENEYGAEKTYMLNAEKGKKYPVKIEYMQRMGSADLNFQIGTRRPVDYAATAAKVKDADVIVYVGGISPRLEGEEMPVNVEGFKKGDRTNIELPKVQQEMVKALKATGKPVVYVLCTGSALALNWEEANIDAILNAWYGGQEAGTAVADILFGDYNPSGRLPVTFYKSIDQLPDFEDYSMKGRTYRYMTETPLYPFGYGLSYTNFAYRNAKLSSGKIAKDQSVTLTFDIANTGKMDGDEVAQIYIKNPNDPEGPIKALKAFLRVHVKAGDSQEVNIELAPETFHSFNDNTQTMEVRPGKYQILYGGSSDDKALQRLELTIE; encoded by the coding sequence ATGAGAATGAAACATCTGACGGTGGCAGCATTGACATTATTGCTGTCTGTTTCTTGTAGTCAAAGACAAGAAGATTATCCGTTCCGCAACCCCGATCTCCCTATCGACGAACGTATAGACGACCTCTTGAAGCGTCTGACTGCGGAAGAGAAGGTCGGACAAATGATGAATACGACTCCGGCAATCGAACGTCTCGGAATTCCCCAATACGATTGGTGGAACGAAGCCTTGCACGGTGTCGCACGTGCCGGAAAAGCGACCGTTTTCCCACAAGCAATCGCGATGGCGGCTACTTTTGATGACGACGCACTGTATGAGACATTCACGATGGTAAGCGACGAAGCCCGCGCCAAATACCATCAGTATCAAAAGGATAAAGAATACGACCGCTACAAAGGCTTGACCTTCTGGACCCCGAATATCAATATCTTCCGTGATCCCCGTTGGGGACGTGGCATGGAAACCTATGGAGAAGATCCGTACCTGACAGAACGGATGGGCGTTGCCGTAGTGAAAGGCTTGCAGGGAGACGATCCCAAATACTTCAAGACACATGCTTGCGCCAAGCATTATGCAGTCCATAGCGGGCCGGAATGGAACCGTCACGAATTCGATGTAACGGTGACACCTCGTGATCTATGGCAAACCTACCTGCCGGCTTTTGAAGCCTTAGTGAAAGAAGGGAATGTACAGGAAGTCATGTGCGCCTACAACCGCTATCAAGGCAAGCCCTGCTGTAGCAGCGACAAACTGCTCATCGACATCCTCCGGAACAGTTGGGGATATGAAAACATCATCCTCTCCGACTGCGGTGCGATCAATGACTTCTGGGAACGGGACGAACGCACGCCTCGCCACGAAACACATCCCGATGCGGAAAGTGCCTCTGCCGATGCCGTCCTGAACGGCACAGACCTGGAATGCGGCAACAGCTACCGAGCTTTGGTCAAAGCTCTGAAGGACGGAAAGATATCCGAAAACGATCTGGATGTGTCCCTCCGCCGACTGCTGAAAGGGCGTTTTGAATTAGGCATGTTCGATCCGGACGAACAGGTTCCTTATGCACAAATCCCGTACAATGTGGTGGAAAGCCCCGAACATGTGGCCCAAGCACTCGAAATGGCGCATAAGAGTATGGTGTTGCTGAAGAACAAGAACAACACACTGCCGCTGAGTAAAACGATCCGGAAAATTGCGGTTGTCGGTCCGAACGCTGCCGACTCGACCATGCTTTGGGCGAACTACAATGGCTTCCCAACACATACCGTAACAATATTGGAAGGTATCCGCAACAAAGTACCCGATACAGAAGTCATCTACGAATTGGGATGTAATCATGCCGCCGACTTCGTAATCCAAGACTTGGGCAGCCACATCACCTCCTCTGCCGGACAGGGATTCGCTTCCGAATTTTTCAACAATACGGAATTCAAGGGAGAAGCGGCTTACAAAGGTTTAGCAAGCCAGTTGCATTATACGACAGGTGGAAACACGCAGTTCGCACCGAATGTAAACCTGATAAACTTCACAGCACGTTTCACCGGCGAGTTTGAAGCGCCTGAGACGGAACAGGTCGAGATCAAGTTGTCAGGAAACGACGCCTTCCGTCTCTTTATCGGAGATGAAAAAGTAGCCGAAGTATGGGAAAACGAATACGGAGCGGAAAAGACGTATATGCTGAATGCAGAAAAGGGAAAGAAATATCCTGTCAAGATCGAATATATGCAACGCATGGGCAGCGCCGACCTCAATTTCCAGATCGGTACGCGTCGGCCTGTCGATTATGCCGCTACAGCCGCCAAAGTCAAAGATGCGGATGTGATTGTCTATGTCGGAGGTATTTCTCCCCGCCTGGAAGGTGAAGAAATGCCGGTCAACGTGGAAGGTTTCAAAAAAGGAGACCGCACCAATATCGAACTGCCGAAAGTACAGCAAGAAATGGTAAAAGCACTGAAGGCGACAGGCAAGCCGGTTGTTTATGTGCTTTGTACGGGTAGTGCTCTGGCTTTGAACTGGGAAGAGGCCAACATCGACGCCATTCTGAATGCCTGGTATGGCGGACAGGAAGCCGGAACAGCAGTTGCCGACATCCTGTTTGGCGACTATAACCCGTCAGGCCGCCTGCCGGTCACATTCTATAAATCGATCGACCAGTTGCCGGACTTCGAAGATTACAGCATGAAAGGCCGTACCTATCGTTATATGACCGAAACGCCGCTTTATCCGTTCGGATATGGCTTGAGCTACACGAACTTTGCCTATCGGAATGCGAAGCTGTCTTCTGGCAAGATTGCCAAAGACCAATCTGTTACACTGACGTTCGACATTGCCAACACCGGCAAAATGGATGGTGACGAAGTCGCCCAAATCTACATCAAAAATCCGAACGATCCGGAAGGACCGATCAAGGCGCTGAAGGCCTTCTTGCGTGTACACGTAAAAGCTGGCGACAGTCAGGAAGTCAACATCGAACTGGCTCCCGAAACATTCCACTCCTTTAACGACAATACACAAACGATGGAAGTCCGCCCCGGAAAATACCAGATACTTTACGGCGGTTCATCCGACGATAAAGCCTTACAGAGATTAGAGTTGACAATCGAATAA
- a CDS encoding type I phosphomannose isomerase catalytic subunit, with product MLYPMTFKPILKSIIWGGSDICPFKGITPVQEGIGESWELSHVEGNYSVVDNGALEGKTLDELIRTYGKQLLGEKVVEQFGSTFPLLIKFIDARDDLSIQVHPDDELAKKRHNSFGKTEMWYVINATKGAGLYSGFSKQIDADEYVKRVEDNTIMDVLQRYEVNPGDVFFLPAGRVHAIGAGCFIAEIQQTSNITYRIYDYDRKGPDGKGRELHTELAKDAIDYTLYPDYRTHYKAHTNATVELAACKYFTTNLLDVDTIMVRDFSELDSFVVYICMEGKASIRDNKGNEIYIHQGQTVLIPADTDVVTISPVPGAKFMETYIG from the coding sequence ATGTTATATCCAATGACATTTAAGCCTATCCTTAAGAGTATTATCTGGGGAGGCTCTGACATCTGCCCGTTTAAGGGGATCACTCCGGTACAGGAAGGTATCGGCGAAAGTTGGGAACTTTCACATGTTGAGGGGAATTATTCCGTTGTGGATAATGGTGCACTCGAAGGTAAAACGCTGGATGAACTGATCCGTACATATGGCAAACAACTGTTGGGGGAAAAGGTGGTCGAACAGTTCGGTTCCACATTTCCTTTATTGATCAAGTTTATTGATGCACGCGATGATTTGTCTATCCAGGTTCATCCGGATGACGAATTGGCTAAGAAGCGTCATAATTCTTTCGGCAAGACAGAAATGTGGTATGTGATCAACGCAACCAAAGGTGCCGGTTTGTATTCTGGTTTTTCAAAGCAGATCGATGCGGATGAATATGTGAAACGTGTCGAGGACAATACGATCATGGACGTGCTACAGCGTTACGAAGTGAATCCGGGCGATGTTTTCTTCTTGCCTGCAGGTCGTGTACATGCAATTGGGGCCGGTTGCTTCATCGCTGAAATTCAGCAGACAAGCAATATCACCTATCGTATATATGATTATGACCGTAAGGGACCGGACGGAAAAGGGCGCGAATTGCATACCGAACTGGCAAAGGATGCGATCGACTATACTTTGTATCCGGACTACCGCACCCATTACAAGGCGCATACGAATGCGACCGTAGAACTTGCCGCCTGCAAGTATTTTACAACGAATTTGCTGGATGTCGATACGATCATGGTTCGTGATTTCTCTGAGCTGGATTCTTTCGTCGTTTATATTTGTATGGAAGGTAAAGCTTCTATCCGTGATAATAAAGGCAATGAAATTTATATTCACCAGGGACAAACAGTCCTGATTCCGGCTGATACGGATGTCGTGACGATTTCACCGGTTCCGGGTGCCAAGTTCATGGAGACGTATATTGGATAA